The following are encoded in a window of Manihot esculenta cultivar AM560-2 chromosome 8, M.esculenta_v8, whole genome shotgun sequence genomic DNA:
- the LOC110620162 gene encoding TBC1 domain family member 2B isoform X1, with amino-acid sequence MAEKSFNLLHTVKSRRDSYGFALRPQHVQRYREYARIYKEEEEERSEKWRIFLENQKESNQFCSSEEEPRQILQAAELREETISVRGQEGDYSSGRRSNFHGSEECDHYKEAQLADAPEKEVQYLEEQQKEQSSAEPGKEVQLSKEPEKEDQNSKELEQVVHHLGEPEKEVQLSKEPKEDKLLLKQSKAGKVQTWYGIRQSLRALEKMMSSRVKHTKNMKDNQITASRDHILSTKDAKLGGQAKDVEEDVCVKDTFDEKVKKTTEENTADNENSLELFFPWKEELVFLVHGGVPKDLRGEVWQAFVGVKARRVERYYEELLAEETDADESEDHGNSTDVARKWKRQIEKDLPRTFPGHPALDEHGRDSLRRLLLAYARHNPSVGYCQAMNFFAGLLLLLMPEENAFWTLVGIIDDYFDGYYTEEMIESQVDQLVFEELMRERFPKLVNHLDYLGVQVAWISGPWFLSIFVNMIPWESVIRVWDVLLFEGNRVMLFRTALALMEIYGPALLTTKDAGDAITLLQSLAGSTFDSSQLVFTACMGFLAVNEAKLQELREKHRPAVLLLVEERSKENRVWKDSKGLASKLYSFKHDPGSITEEKNNGEGGNSDFESPSSNLDALLGSPNVETEADLLPNLQDQVVWMKVELCRLLEEKRQAILRSEELETALMEMVQEDNRRQLSAKIEQLEQEVADLQQALSDKKEQEAAMLQVLMRVEQEQRITEEARETAEQDAAAQRYAVTILQEKYDKAMASLSQMEQRVVMAESMLEATINYESGQAKAHSPRSGHNQSSAEETPGRSMSLLKFGLGWREKVKGKPNHESAHSISSNEGKDCSTWQKESKD; translated from the exons ATGGCGGAGAAGAGCTTTAATCTCCTCCACACTGTCAAGAGCAGGAG GGATTCCTATGGATTTGCTTTGAGACCTCAACACGTACAAAGATATAGAGAGTACGCTAGAATCTATAAG gaggaggaagaggaaagaTCAGAGAAATGGAGGATCTTCCTAGAAAATCAAAAAGAATCTAATCAATTTTGCTCATCTGAAGAGGAACCTAGACAGATATTGCAGGCTGCTGAATTGAGAGAAGAGACCATTTCAGTAAGGGGCCAAGAGGGGGATTATTCTAGTGGAAGGAGATCTAATTTTCATGGTTCAGAAGAATGTGATCACTACAAGGAGGCGCAACTTGCAGATGCACCTGAGAAAGAGGTCCAATATTTGGAGGAACAACAGAAGGAGCAGTCTTCAGCAGAGCCTGGAAAGGAGGTGCAGCTTTCCAAAGAACCTGAAAAGGAGGACCAGAATTCAAAGGAACTTGAACAAGTAGTGCATCATTTGGGAGAACCAGAAAAAGAGGTGCAGCTTTCAAAAGAACCTAAAGAGGATAAGCTGCTCTTAAAACAATCAAAGGCCGGTAAAGTTCAAACATGGTATGGGATTAGACAATCCCTCCGGGCCCTTGAGAAAATGATGAGTTCACGTGTTAAGCACACAAAGAATATGAAAGACAATCAGATAACTGCAAGCAGAGATCATATTCTATCAACAAAAGACGCAAAACTTGGAGGACAAGCCAAGGACGTTGAGGAGGATGTCTGTGTTAAGGACACTTTTGATGAAAAAGTCAAGAAAACCACAGAAGAAAATACTGCAGACAATGAGAACTCGCTGGAGCTGTTCTTTCCTTGGAAAGAAGAACTTGTGTTCCTTGTTCATGGGGGAGTGCCGAAGGATCTTAGAGGAGAG GTATGGCAAGCCTTTGTTGGGGTAAAGGCACGTCGCGTGGAGAGGTATTATGAGGAGTTGCTGGCTGAAGAAACTGATGCTGATGAAAGCGAAGACCATGGTAACTCAACTGATGTGGCTAGGAAATGGAAAAGGCAAATTGAGAAG GATTTACCACGAACTTTCCCAGGTCATCCTGCTTTGGATGAGCATGGCAGGGATTCCTTGAGGCGTTTACTTTTAGCCTATGCGCGGCATAATCCCTCTGTTGGGTATTGTCAG GCAATGAATTTCTTTGCTGGACTATTGCTACTTTTGATGCCTGAGGAAAATGCCTTTTG GACTTTGGTTGGAATTATTGATGACTATTTTGATGGTTACTATACAGAAGAAATGATAGAATCTCAG GTGGACcaacttgtttttgaagagctGATGCGAGAAAGATTTCCTAAATTGG TTAATCATCTGGATTACTTGGGAGTGCAGGTGGCATGGATATCTGGACCTTGGTTCCTTTCCATCTTTGTCAATATGATTCCTTGGGAAAGTG TTATTCGAGTTTGGGATGTTCTTCTTTTTGAAGGAAATCGTGTGATGCTGTTCCGAACTGCACTTGCTTTAATGGAAATATACG GTCCTGCCTTATTGACAACTAAAGATGCTGGGGACGCAATTACTTTGTTGCAATCCCTTGCAGGGTCAACATTTGATAGCAGCCAGCTTGTTTTTACTGCTTGCATGGGGTTTTTGGCTGTAAATGAAGCTAAACTACAAGAGCTGAGAGAAAAGCATAGACCAGCTGTGCTACTATTAGTAGAGGAAAGATCAAAAGAGAATAGAGTTTGGAAAGACTCAAAGGGGCTTGCTTCTAAGCTGTACAGTTTTAAGCATGATCCTGGATCTATAacagaagaaaaaaataatggtGAAGGAGGCAACTCTGACTTTGAGAGTCCATCCTCTAATCTGGATGCTTTGCTTGGTAGTCCAAATGTTGAAACTGAAGCAGATTTGCTGCCTAATCTTCAAGATCAA GTGGTTTGGATGAAGGTTGAATTGTGCAGGTTGCTGGAGGAGAAAAGACAGGCTATACTCAG ATCTGAGGAACTGGAAACAGCATTGATGGAGATGGTACAAGAAGACAATCGACGGCAATTGAGTGCAAAG ATTGAGCAATTGGAGCAAGAGGTGGCTGATCTGCAGCAAGCCCTTTCTGATAAGAAAGAACAGGAAGCTGCAATGCTTCAG GTTCTGATGCGGGTAGAGCAAGAACAGAGGATAACTGAAGAAGCTCGTGAAACTGCTGAGCAAGATGCAGCTGCTCAAAGATATGCAGTAACTATACTTCAG GAAAAATATGACAAGGCTATGGCTTCACTCTCTCAGATGGAGCAAAGGGTTGTTATGGCAGAATCAATGTTGGAGGCTACCATAAATTATGAATCTGGGCAAGCTAAAGCACATTCTCCAAG ATCAGGGCATAATCAAAGCTCCGCAGAAGAAACCCCTGGAAGAAGTATGAGTCTGTTAAAATTTGGCCTTGGATGGCGTGAAAAAGTTAAG GGGAAACCGAATCATGAGTCTGCTCATAGTATATCCAGTAATGAGGGAAAAGATTGCAGCACTTGGCAGAAAGAAAGCAAAGACTAA
- the LOC110620162 gene encoding TBC1 domain family member 2B isoform X2, whose amino-acid sequence MLLSLVSRRSLEVDTRDSYGFALRPQHVQRYREYARIYKEEEEERSEKWRIFLENQKESNQFCSSEEEPRQILQAAELREETISVRGQEGDYSSGRRSNFHGSEECDHYKEAQLADAPEKEVQYLEEQQKEQSSAEPGKEVQLSKEPEKEDQNSKELEQVVHHLGEPEKEVQLSKEPKEDKLLLKQSKAGKVQTWYGIRQSLRALEKMMSSRVKHTKNMKDNQITASRDHILSTKDAKLGGQAKDVEEDVCVKDTFDEKVKKTTEENTADNENSLELFFPWKEELVFLVHGGVPKDLRGEVWQAFVGVKARRVERYYEELLAEETDADESEDHGNSTDVARKWKRQIEKDLPRTFPGHPALDEHGRDSLRRLLLAYARHNPSVGYCQAMNFFAGLLLLLMPEENAFWTLVGIIDDYFDGYYTEEMIESQVDQLVFEELMRERFPKLVNHLDYLGVQVAWISGPWFLSIFVNMIPWESVIRVWDVLLFEGNRVMLFRTALALMEIYGPALLTTKDAGDAITLLQSLAGSTFDSSQLVFTACMGFLAVNEAKLQELREKHRPAVLLLVEERSKENRVWKDSKGLASKLYSFKHDPGSITEEKNNGEGGNSDFESPSSNLDALLGSPNVETEADLLPNLQDQVVWMKVELCRLLEEKRQAILRSEELETALMEMVQEDNRRQLSAKIEQLEQEVADLQQALSDKKEQEAAMLQVLMRVEQEQRITEEARETAEQDAAAQRYAVTILQEKYDKAMASLSQMEQRVVMAESMLEATINYESGQAKAHSPRSGHNQSSAEETPGRSMSLLKFGLGWREKVKGKPNHESAHSISSNEGKDCSTWQKESKD is encoded by the exons ATGTTGTTGTCCTTGGTGAGTAGGCGCTCATTGGAGGTTGATACCAG GGATTCCTATGGATTTGCTTTGAGACCTCAACACGTACAAAGATATAGAGAGTACGCTAGAATCTATAAG gaggaggaagaggaaagaTCAGAGAAATGGAGGATCTTCCTAGAAAATCAAAAAGAATCTAATCAATTTTGCTCATCTGAAGAGGAACCTAGACAGATATTGCAGGCTGCTGAATTGAGAGAAGAGACCATTTCAGTAAGGGGCCAAGAGGGGGATTATTCTAGTGGAAGGAGATCTAATTTTCATGGTTCAGAAGAATGTGATCACTACAAGGAGGCGCAACTTGCAGATGCACCTGAGAAAGAGGTCCAATATTTGGAGGAACAACAGAAGGAGCAGTCTTCAGCAGAGCCTGGAAAGGAGGTGCAGCTTTCCAAAGAACCTGAAAAGGAGGACCAGAATTCAAAGGAACTTGAACAAGTAGTGCATCATTTGGGAGAACCAGAAAAAGAGGTGCAGCTTTCAAAAGAACCTAAAGAGGATAAGCTGCTCTTAAAACAATCAAAGGCCGGTAAAGTTCAAACATGGTATGGGATTAGACAATCCCTCCGGGCCCTTGAGAAAATGATGAGTTCACGTGTTAAGCACACAAAGAATATGAAAGACAATCAGATAACTGCAAGCAGAGATCATATTCTATCAACAAAAGACGCAAAACTTGGAGGACAAGCCAAGGACGTTGAGGAGGATGTCTGTGTTAAGGACACTTTTGATGAAAAAGTCAAGAAAACCACAGAAGAAAATACTGCAGACAATGAGAACTCGCTGGAGCTGTTCTTTCCTTGGAAAGAAGAACTTGTGTTCCTTGTTCATGGGGGAGTGCCGAAGGATCTTAGAGGAGAG GTATGGCAAGCCTTTGTTGGGGTAAAGGCACGTCGCGTGGAGAGGTATTATGAGGAGTTGCTGGCTGAAGAAACTGATGCTGATGAAAGCGAAGACCATGGTAACTCAACTGATGTGGCTAGGAAATGGAAAAGGCAAATTGAGAAG GATTTACCACGAACTTTCCCAGGTCATCCTGCTTTGGATGAGCATGGCAGGGATTCCTTGAGGCGTTTACTTTTAGCCTATGCGCGGCATAATCCCTCTGTTGGGTATTGTCAG GCAATGAATTTCTTTGCTGGACTATTGCTACTTTTGATGCCTGAGGAAAATGCCTTTTG GACTTTGGTTGGAATTATTGATGACTATTTTGATGGTTACTATACAGAAGAAATGATAGAATCTCAG GTGGACcaacttgtttttgaagagctGATGCGAGAAAGATTTCCTAAATTGG TTAATCATCTGGATTACTTGGGAGTGCAGGTGGCATGGATATCTGGACCTTGGTTCCTTTCCATCTTTGTCAATATGATTCCTTGGGAAAGTG TTATTCGAGTTTGGGATGTTCTTCTTTTTGAAGGAAATCGTGTGATGCTGTTCCGAACTGCACTTGCTTTAATGGAAATATACG GTCCTGCCTTATTGACAACTAAAGATGCTGGGGACGCAATTACTTTGTTGCAATCCCTTGCAGGGTCAACATTTGATAGCAGCCAGCTTGTTTTTACTGCTTGCATGGGGTTTTTGGCTGTAAATGAAGCTAAACTACAAGAGCTGAGAGAAAAGCATAGACCAGCTGTGCTACTATTAGTAGAGGAAAGATCAAAAGAGAATAGAGTTTGGAAAGACTCAAAGGGGCTTGCTTCTAAGCTGTACAGTTTTAAGCATGATCCTGGATCTATAacagaagaaaaaaataatggtGAAGGAGGCAACTCTGACTTTGAGAGTCCATCCTCTAATCTGGATGCTTTGCTTGGTAGTCCAAATGTTGAAACTGAAGCAGATTTGCTGCCTAATCTTCAAGATCAA GTGGTTTGGATGAAGGTTGAATTGTGCAGGTTGCTGGAGGAGAAAAGACAGGCTATACTCAG ATCTGAGGAACTGGAAACAGCATTGATGGAGATGGTACAAGAAGACAATCGACGGCAATTGAGTGCAAAG ATTGAGCAATTGGAGCAAGAGGTGGCTGATCTGCAGCAAGCCCTTTCTGATAAGAAAGAACAGGAAGCTGCAATGCTTCAG GTTCTGATGCGGGTAGAGCAAGAACAGAGGATAACTGAAGAAGCTCGTGAAACTGCTGAGCAAGATGCAGCTGCTCAAAGATATGCAGTAACTATACTTCAG GAAAAATATGACAAGGCTATGGCTTCACTCTCTCAGATGGAGCAAAGGGTTGTTATGGCAGAATCAATGTTGGAGGCTACCATAAATTATGAATCTGGGCAAGCTAAAGCACATTCTCCAAG ATCAGGGCATAATCAAAGCTCCGCAGAAGAAACCCCTGGAAGAAGTATGAGTCTGTTAAAATTTGGCCTTGGATGGCGTGAAAAAGTTAAG GGGAAACCGAATCATGAGTCTGCTCATAGTATATCCAGTAATGAGGGAAAAGATTGCAGCACTTGGCAGAAAGAAAGCAAAGACTAA
- the LOC110621275 gene encoding WRKY transcription factor 44 produces the protein MEIKEAERVVIAKPVASRPTCSNFRSFSELLAGTLNVSPPKACSESIVAAIRPRTVRFKPMVNRAPASLVSSKADLSGKAPCNSYDTISESDSKPTVIYKPQAKLVSKATVSLLANMGNFNAGHQQQTLPLVVAQIQHPSEDKHNFTSQIISNVHQNIPSQAQTDQTTEPSRLASENQEEDQKTLSAAYNRDRPSYDGYNWRKYGQKQVKGSEYPRSYYKCTHPNCPVKKKVERSLDGQIAEIVYKGEHNHSKPQPPKRNSSGTQGLGIVSDVNDQDISTPLWNNHLNERNEGSEGRVEDQNETGLPVHSTYQGKAPPSHDLAGTGSINAGVVTPENSCGLSGECDEGSKMEGDDDEPKIKRRKNDNQSNEAGISGEGAQAQEPCPVVQSSTETEIVGDGFRWRKYGQKVVKGNPYPRSYYRCTGLKCNVRKYVERVSDDPGAFITTYEGKHNHEMPARGTNSSSEPNLQAPSSRSRA, from the exons ATGGAAATCAAGGAAGCAGAAAGAGTAGTTATAGCCAAACCAGTAGCTTCCAGGCCTACTTGCTCCAATTTTAGGTCTTTCTCAGAGCTCCTTGCAGGTACCCTTAATGTTTCACCCCCTAAGGCATGTTCAGAAAGCATAGTTGCCGCTATTAGACCAAGGACAGTGAGGTTCAAGCCAATGGTGAATCGTGCTCCAGCTTCATTGGTTTCTTCCAAG GCTGATCTCTCTGGAAAAGCACCATGCAATTCATATGATACAATTTCAGAATCAgatagtaagcctactgtcataTATAAACCGCAGGCCAAGCTTGTATCGAAGGCAACTGTTTCTCTATTGGCAAATATG GGAAATTTTAACGCTGGCCATCAACAACAAACTCTACCATTGGTTGTGGCTCAAATTCAACATCCAAGCGAAGATAAACACAACTTTACATCTCAGATTATCTCAAATGTTCACCAGAACATTCCATCTCAAGCGCAAACAGATCAGACAACTGAACCCTCAAGGCTTGCTTCTGAGAACCAGGAGGAGGATCAGAAAACCTTATCTGCTGCATATAATAGAGATCGACCTTCATATGATGGTTATAATTGGAGAAAATATGGGCAAAAGCAAGTGAAGGGAAGTGAGTATCCACGAAGTTACTACAAGTGCACACATCCAAATTGTCCAGTCAAAAAGAAGGTTGAAAGATCATTGGATGGGCAGATTGCAGAAATTGTCTACAAGGGTGAACACAACCATTCAAAGCCTCAGCCTCCTAAACGAAACTCATCAGGGACACAAGGGCTAGGAATTGTATCCGATGTCAATGATCAGGACATAAGTACCCCATTATGGAATAATCATCTCAATGAAAGAAATGAAGGTTCTGAAGGTAGAGTTGAAGATCAGAATGAAACAGGATTGCCTGTTCATTCGACTTATCAGGGAAAAGCTCCACCATCCCATGATCTTGCTGGAACTGGATCCATTAACGCAGGCGTTGTAACTCCTGAAAACTCTTGTGGGCTTAGTGGGGAATGTGATGAAGGAAGCAAAATGGAGGGAGATGACGACGAGCCTAAAATTAAAAGGAG GAAAAATGATAATCAATCAAATGAAGCAGGCATATCAGGGGAAGGTGCACAAGCACAAGAGCCTTGCCCGGTGGTACAAAGTTCCACTGAAACTGAGATCGTGGGTGATGGTTTCCGCTGGAGAAAATATGGCCAGAAAGTTGTGAAGGGAAATCCATATCCCAG AAGTTACTACCGTTGCACTGGTCTAAAATGCAATGTCCGTAAGTATGTGGAGAGAGTATCAGATGATCCTGGAGCTTTTATTACAACATATGAGGGGAAGCATAACCATGAGATGCCAGCGAGGGGCACAAATTCATCATCAGAACCCAATTTACAGGCTCCTAGCAGTAGAAGCAGGGCATGA